The Microcoleus sp. AS-A8 genome has a window encoding:
- a CDS encoding NAD-binding protein, translating to MKPRIIVCGLGRTGYKIFGLLRQQGAAVVGIHYKPLVEEEQAEDVVIGNLSSASTLLAAGIQKANTLVLASNNDALNLAILTQARILNPRIRIINRLFNSGLGDRLDQTLPDHVSLSVSALAAPVFAFAALGNKAIGQLRLFNQTWPIYEEVIHEHHPWRGRHLSELWDERSRMLIYYLPVKGRVALVSAVIEGRKLQVGDRLIIGTQPNVRNRRNSWLPKFLKVLTNLRQFQNHAQPILVVTLTLFVMIFLATLTYVCFDTHISAVDALYFSVGMITGAGGQEQVAEKAPDSIKLFTVVMMLVGAGVIGICYALLNDFVLGTRLKQFWDAARVPARHHYIVCGLGGVGVQIVNHLHCHGHEVVVIEHDLNNRFLNIVRSQGIPVIHGDASLSATLTAANIQKAEALLAVTSDDTANLQIALSAKNLAPKLSAVVRNQDPHFSRMVQQVFEFQSVLCPAELATPSFAAAALGGRILGNGMTGDSLWVALATLITPKHPFCGRRVKEIAIDADFVPLYIETNCQTIHAWDLLETCLSAGDVLYLTMPASGLDQLWRVAASQLIANAGTPK from the coding sequence ATGAAACCCCGAATCATTGTTTGTGGCTTGGGTCGCACTGGATATAAAATTTTCGGTTTACTGAGGCAACAGGGAGCCGCTGTGGTTGGCATCCATTACAAACCTCTGGTTGAAGAAGAACAGGCAGAGGATGTTGTGATTGGAAACTTAAGCTCAGCTTCTACCCTCCTAGCGGCTGGGATTCAAAAGGCTAACACATTGGTTCTGGCAAGTAACAATGATGCTTTGAATTTGGCAATTCTGACTCAGGCTAGAATCCTCAATCCCCGAATTCGCATCATTAATCGCTTGTTTAATAGTGGCTTGGGCGATCGCCTCGATCAAACTCTTCCCGACCACGTTAGTCTGAGTGTATCGGCTTTGGCTGCACCCGTCTTTGCCTTCGCCGCACTGGGAAATAAAGCGATCGGGCAACTGCGGCTATTTAATCAAACTTGGCCGATCTACGAAGAGGTAATCCATGAACATCATCCCTGGCGGGGACGCCATTTGAGCGAACTGTGGGATGAGCGATCGCGGATGCTGATTTATTACCTTCCGGTAAAAGGTCGAGTGGCACTGGTATCCGCTGTGATCGAGGGACGGAAGTTGCAAGTTGGCGATCGCTTAATTATCGGCACCCAACCGAATGTCCGTAACCGTCGCAACTCCTGGCTACCAAAATTCCTCAAAGTCCTCACCAACTTACGCCAGTTTCAAAATCACGCTCAACCCATCTTGGTGGTGACGCTGACTCTGTTTGTCATGATTTTTCTGGCGACACTCACCTATGTTTGTTTTGATACCCACATATCGGCGGTCGATGCTCTCTATTTTTCGGTGGGGATGATTACCGGCGCGGGTGGTCAAGAACAGGTGGCAGAAAAAGCACCCGACAGCATTAAGCTGTTTACAGTGGTGATGATGCTAGTAGGAGCCGGAGTCATTGGGATTTGCTATGCCCTGCTCAACGATTTTGTCTTAGGAACTCGCTTAAAACAGTTTTGGGACGCGGCTAGAGTACCTGCACGCCATCACTACATTGTCTGTGGATTAGGGGGTGTTGGGGTGCAAATTGTCAACCACCTCCATTGTCACGGGCATGAGGTGGTTGTGATTGAACACGACCTCAATAACCGTTTCCTCAACATTGTTCGTTCCCAGGGAATCCCTGTGATTCATGGAGATGCCAGTTTATCCGCAACGCTGACAGCGGCTAACATCCAGAAAGCTGAAGCACTCCTAGCCGTAACCAGCGATGATACCGCCAACTTACAAATTGCGCTGAGTGCCAAAAACCTTGCCCCCAAATTGTCGGCGGTTGTGCGAAATCAAGACCCGCACTTTTCTCGGATGGTACAGCAGGTTTTTGAATTTCAATCGGTGCTTTGTCCCGCCGAATTAGCGACTCCGTCGTTTGCCGCCGCTGCTTTAGGAGGGCGGATTTTAGGCAACGGGATGACCGGCGATTCCCTGTGGGTTGCCTTAGCTACCTTAATTACACCGAAACATCCTTTTTGTGGACGGCGTGTCAAAGAGATTGCGATCGATGCAGACTTTGTTCCTCTATATATTGAAACGAACTGCCAAACTATTCATGCCTGGGATCTCTTGGAGACTTGCCTCAGTGCCGGTGATGTACTATACCTCACGATGCCCGCTTCTGGTTTAGATCAGTTGTGGCGTGTAGCTGCCTCTCAGCTAATTGCCAACGCTGGAACGCCAAAATAA
- a CDS encoding 4'-phosphopantetheinyl transferase superfamily protein: MIADEPLWYSPPSNLVLSKDLVHIWRADLNLPESQIRSLAKTLAPDEHNRANRFYFERDRKHFIAGRGILRSILGRYLNLEPAQLEFSYGSRGKPALANLGMGETLSFNLSHSHELAIYAIAHTPLVGIDLEHIRPMDKVEQLVKRFFSAREYAVICSLPDEQKQEAFFRAWTCKEAYLKAIGDGLPGLDGVEVSLTPGEPAALLSIQGNEEAASRWSVYQLTPSPDYMAALAVEGQGWNIEYLNFE; encoded by the coding sequence GTGATAGCAGATGAGCCTTTATGGTATTCCCCACCGAGCAACTTGGTGTTATCAAAAGATCTTGTTCACATCTGGCGTGCTGACCTGAACTTACCGGAATCACAGATTCGGTCGTTAGCAAAAACCCTGGCTCCAGATGAGCACAATAGAGCCAATCGCTTTTACTTTGAACGGGATAGGAAGCATTTTATTGCCGGTCGTGGCATTTTGCGATCTATCCTAGGCCGTTACTTAAACTTGGAGCCAGCTCAGCTTGAGTTTTCTTATGGTTCCCGTGGCAAACCCGCACTTGCCAACTTGGGTATGGGAGAAACACTTTCGTTTAATTTGTCTCACTCCCATGAGTTAGCGATATATGCGATCGCTCACACTCCCTTGGTGGGCATTGATCTGGAACACATCCGCCCCATGGATAAAGTTGAGCAATTGGTTAAACGCTTCTTTTCTGCTCGTGAATATGCGGTCATCTGCTCCCTACCCGACGAGCAAAAGCAAGAGGCTTTTTTCCGGGCGTGGACTTGCAAAGAAGCTTATCTCAAAGCGATCGGTGATGGATTACCTGGACTGGATGGGGTTGAGGTTTCCTTAACTCCCGGAGAACCCGCCGCATTATTGAGTATCCAAGGAAACGAAGAGGCCGCTTCTCGTTGGTCTGTGTATCAACTTACACCATCACCCGATTATATGGCTGCTCTGGCGGTAGAAGGACAGGGTTGGAATATAGAGTATCTGAACTTTGAGTAG
- a CDS encoding Uma2 family endonuclease — MVQSDPKLRLPTSAELPCSDDTPVDNENQNFIPNLLLFLLKFIWVNRSDWFFGVDMGIYHTTGVSPLVPVVPDGFLSLGVERHRRERLRKSYVVWEENEVVPIFALEIVSLTPGGEYDKKMEVYAKLGVLYYVVYNPEYWQRDRHQPFEVYRLVDGEYQLQIGEPYWMPEINLGIGRAPYRDGEVEIEALYWYDEQRNRYLTAEERAEQAQQQLERYRQLFGELPES; from the coding sequence ATGGTACAATCTGACCCTAAGCTGCGCTTACCAACTAGCGCTGAATTGCCTTGCTCAGACGACACGCCTGTGGATAACGAGAATCAAAATTTTATTCCTAATTTACTATTATTTTTGCTCAAATTTATCTGGGTAAATCGTTCTGACTGGTTTTTTGGGGTGGATATGGGAATTTATCACACCACAGGCGTGAGTCCGTTGGTGCCTGTTGTCCCCGATGGATTTTTGAGTTTAGGAGTTGAGCGTCATAGAAGGGAGAGGTTGCGGAAAAGCTATGTAGTTTGGGAAGAAAATGAGGTTGTTCCTATTTTTGCTCTAGAGATTGTGTCGTTGACACCAGGGGGAGAATATGACAAAAAAATGGAGGTTTATGCCAAGCTTGGAGTTTTATATTATGTAGTTTATAACCCAGAATATTGGCAGCGTGATAGACATCAGCCGTTTGAGGTTTATCGCTTAGTTGATGGGGAGTATCAATTGCAAATTGGCGAACCTTATTGGATGCCGGAAATTAATTTAGGGATTGGACGTGCGCCTTACCGGGATGGAGAGGTAGAGATTGAAGCATTGTATTGGTATGACGAACAACGAAATCGATATCTGACGGCAGAGGAAAGAGCAGAACAAGCACAACAGCAACTTGAACGCTATCGTCAGTTGTTTGGGGAGTTACCAGAGAGTTAA
- a CDS encoding transposase → MKKNYADCLTLLEQIRWGGIPQCPYCQSTNSTAIRKECRYHCNTCFNSYSVTVGTLFHQTRVDLRKWFLAIHLFLTSSGDISVRKLAREIKVNKNTASYMLSRIRQAIVEEEELIQKLIKLNINGID, encoded by the coding sequence ATGAAGAAAAATTACGCAGATTGTCTTACCCTGCTTGAACAAATCCGTTGGGGCGGCATTCCTCAGTGTCCCTATTGCCAATCCACTAATTCTACGGCTATAAGAAAAGAATGCAGATATCACTGTAACACCTGCTTTAATTCATATAGCGTTACAGTGGGTACCCTGTTTCACCAAACTCGTGTGGATTTACGGAAGTGGTTTTTAGCAATTCATCTGTTCCTGACTTCTTCAGGAGATATTAGTGTGCGTAAACTTGCGAGAGAAATAAAAGTTAATAAAAATACAGCTTCTTATATGCTGAGTCGTATTCGTCAAGCAATAGTTGAGGAAGAGGAGCTAATACAAAAGCTTATAAAACTGAATATCAATGGTATTGATTGA
- a CDS encoding Cof-type HAD-IIB family hydrolase gives MHYLALATDYDGTLASDGRVDDETIAALDRLRDSGRRLILVTGRHLDDLLNVFPEINLCEWVVLENGALLYQPATREEKPLGAPPPEEFVKALQQRGVDPLAVGRVIVATWHPHENTVLDVIRDLGLEYQVIFNKGAVMVLPSDVNKASGLSAALKELGLSPHNTVAIGDAENDQALLDFCGCGVAVANALPMLKERADFVTKGDRGAGVVELIDKLIASDLAELAPH, from the coding sequence ATGCACTACCTAGCACTGGCTACGGACTACGATGGCACACTTGCCTCAGATGGTCGGGTGGATGACGAGACGATAGCAGCACTCGATCGCCTGCGGGACTCTGGTCGAAGATTAATCTTAGTAACAGGGAGGCACCTAGACGACCTGCTCAATGTCTTCCCTGAGATTAACTTGTGTGAGTGGGTTGTTCTGGAAAATGGAGCTTTGCTATATCAACCCGCAACCCGCGAAGAAAAGCCGTTAGGTGCTCCTCCACCAGAAGAATTTGTCAAGGCGCTGCAACAACGAGGTGTTGACCCCCTTGCGGTGGGACGGGTGATTGTTGCTACCTGGCATCCTCACGAGAATACGGTATTAGACGTAATCCGCGACTTGGGGCTGGAATACCAAGTGATTTTTAACAAAGGTGCTGTGATGGTGCTTCCTTCAGATGTCAACAAAGCCTCTGGACTCAGTGCTGCCCTCAAAGAATTAGGCTTATCGCCACATAATACGGTGGCAATAGGAGATGCGGAGAATGACCAGGCTTTGCTCGACTTTTGTGGGTGCGGGGTTGCCGTTGCCAATGCCCTTCCCATGCTCAAAGAGCGTGCTGATTTCGTCACAAAAGGCGATCGCGGTGCTGGAGTTGTTGAACTCATTGATAAACTCATCGCCTCTGATTT